A window of Quercus robur chromosome 12, dhQueRobu3.1, whole genome shotgun sequence genomic DNA:
AAGAATGGCATGTCATCGAATTGGATGAAAATAATGCCTTTTTGTAGCACTGTAAATGAATAAAGCCGTTTATGAATAACTCGAGCTCGACTCAGAAAAGAgcttgtttatatttgtttgtttagtaAACAAGTCAAGTTCAAGTCTTAAGTTTAAGCTCGATTATTAAACTaatcaaactcaaatataataatgtgtTTATAAACAAGTTCGTGAACATGAGTGCtcgatttaaatatatatatatatatatataatattatatttttatatgtatacttgtctaaaaatatattcaTATAAACTTGAAATTGAATTGGATGAGATTGTCAATAGATTTttatgatattaaattattatatgtaGCTAACTGATGATATAAACAGTTTATATTCGAAGTAAAAATTCATAGAATTGTGaagatgtaaaatattttagtcatgAATTCATGATATATaggaaaagaataagttaatcaagtagTTTGTGAACAAGCTCAAGCTTGCTCGACAAGAAAATGAGTCAAGTTTGAACATAAAATCTTGTTTGGTGATAACTCTAGCTCAactcttgttaaaaaaaaaaaaaaaaaatgaacaagatTAAACTTTTAATACTCAACACGACTCACCTTGTTTACAGCCCTACCTTTTTGTATGAAAGTCGTCGATCGTGAGGAAGTCTATATTACCTCTTGGTTTTCATCCTAATGTTGGCAACGAAGGAGAGACTCAAGTGTGTAAACTGAATAAATCATTGTATGGCTTGAATCAAGCAAAGCAAGTAACAATATTTTGCAAAGTTGATTTATGTCATTCTCAGCCAAGGTTTTGAGCAATCCAAGGTTGATAGGGTTCAAGATGGTTATTTCCTAGTCGTTGTTGATTATGTTCCTGACATCTTAGTGGCAAACAATGATTTGGGCATCTGTTACcacatttaaaagttttttgcaTTACAAGTCCAGACTAAAAGATCTAGGtcctttaaaatgttttttggtACATGAGATTGCTAGGTCCACTAAGGGTATATCTCCTTGTCAAAGCAAGTACACCTTAGAGCTACTTGCAGATGCTGGTGTTTTTGGTTCTTAACCAATTAAATGCCCAATGAAACAAATTTGTAGATTGTTAAAGGATGAGGATGACCTTCCTGAAGATGCTTCAATTAACATTGGTTGGCAAATTTCCCTACTTAAAGTTAACAAGGCCTAATATAAGCTACAATGTGCATCGATTGAGTCAATTCATGGAAAAGCCAAGAATTCCTCACTTTCAGGCTACACAAAGGGTTTTACAGCACCTAAAGGGCACTCCAAGACAGCTTATATTTTGCATCTGATTTAAAACTCATCTATAAAAAATAGGTGAAATTTTTCGATACAATCAATGAAAGATCATGTTTGTTTCTTCGGCGATGCGTAGCGGCCCTGCAGCGAATGGCATTGCGGGCCTGAATGGAAGGCTTTTCAACTTTCATTTGGATAGCCCACTTTACCTAAACACGAAACAACTCCCCATTTCCAATAACCCAAACTTTTATGGTATATtacttcttttttgggtaaatacGGATTTAAATTAAGTTAAGAAAGCGGAACAAAAAATCATGTTagttttattaaagaaaatttaacaaATGTGCTAAAAAAGAGTGctataaaaattttcctaaaatggtttatagaaaaaaatatatatatattaatattttgacaattttttcaatttttcataaaagtgctATAAAACTTTCCTATAATTGTTTATTAACAATAACCCTAAAGGCACCCATTAAGATGACCCTAGTTTTAATGGCTAAATATTACGTCAAACCCAATTTTATTTAAGGACTAAGTAGTGTCAGACCAAAAAATTTCGGCACATTATTATGTGCTAGGAAAATCCTGTATAAGAAATAAGGAggcattttctattttcaaacaCTTTCTTTTCTCAACCAAGCAATTTAAGTAATTTCATTGTTATCACTTCCTAAAGCAAAACCACACAACAAAATCAACAGCAAAAATAACGACAACAAAAGAGACTTAGTCCTAAAATTGGAGTCGATTATAGATTCTTGATAAATTAGTTAGAGTAATTTCGTTATCACTTCCTAAAAGCAAAAccacacaacaaaaacaacaacaacaaacagagccttagtcccaaaatggGAGTCGGCTATGGATTTCTTTATCTACTCTATTTGAAGCCATACTATCTGGTACTCTAATTGACATGTCCTAAAGCAAAACCATAAGGGGAAATAGTAGTACCATATATGTTCATGCCACCAACCCCACGAATAAAAATCCATTTATAGCAAAAATATACTAATAATAATGCTTTAGAAATCGAATACGAATTTGTTTCATAAGATATTgcaaacaaaatgcaaaaaaatcaacatatctTGTGATGCATCCTCCACCATTTCGatgtaattttgaaaaagagaaCAATAGGGACAGTAATAAAGATTGACATGAACATCAGTAGGAAATGATCTAGAATGATAACACTGTTCAAATCAATTGAATAGCAAtagaaaacatataaaaattatcataaataaGCTCTCGGAAGGCAGCTGCCTAATACCGAAATAATCTCAGCATTATTTACTCTGATTACTGTATCTTTTCCTATGAGTAGGTAGCCCTAATAAAACATCATAGAAgccaagaagaagaataaagtaGAAAAGCCAGTCCACGCAATCCTGCCTGCTCCATTGCCATCACTTCCAGGTACTCCTATAATATTAACCACAAATTAAGAGATGATATGTGTAATGCACTTGTAAACTTTAGAAGTAAATATGACTTGATACCACAATCTTGTTGTATATTCAGATTAATGCAGTAACTATATCACCAAGCCACAAGAATATCAAatgcctttttttattttttattttatttttttgtctttctatcAAAACAAACCACTGTGACCTAATTGGCTAATTCTACCAGCAGAATGATACACaagtctttaaaaaaatttaagacagTAAAACGCATCAATACTCAAAACTGTTCTTGACGAAACTTGAAGACTACTCACCTCCATTAGAGAGCTTCTAAGAATCTAATTACAATCTACAACAGTAAAACTATTGGGATCTTAGATTGGTTATCCGTTATTGCCCAAAAATGTTTATATTTAACTGCTTATTCTTACCACTACTACCTGATGTGGATTTGGCCACCCAACTACACTGCTCACATGTCAATATTGCAACACAAACCATCACAATTTCAACATGTAATCAAATCCCCGGTTAGCTGGAGTCCATCGCCAGTCTATAAGATGTTTGTGACCAAAAGGGTTCTAAACACAAACCTAGACACTTTAAGGCCACGTTCTATTAGGCAGCATCCATGGTGGCAAGAGTCAGTACTATGATGCCTCAAATTAGATAACCATTATCCCGTGCTTTATACAAGAAGCAAAGTATCTAGTTGTGACTAAATAAGAGAGTTAAGTGGCCCAATTGCCACACCCTTCCAAATGATTTTCACctaaaataattattccatAAATACTAAATGAACATGATGCCCAACAAAGGAAATAATGTGTAAACTTAGAAGCCAAATTATTGTAAGGCAAAAATATGTAGACAAAGATTAGTAGAAATTTCATACAGATGAAGCATGTTATACTATCTTTCCCCTTTCACGTATCTATTGGATGTTCTAATTAACATAACAAGATTTAGCTAGTCTGGACATCCTAGAAATAGCAAAGCAGCCGTTTGGACATTAGTACCTCCTTATTTCTTTGTAGACTACTTTTTCaagcataaaatttttttagaaaaaaaattttgacagataaggctgcgtttgtttGAGATGTTTCCATATCCAAGGAATTGCAATAACAGACACAATAGACCTGGTACATCTAGCATACCATTACAAATGTAGCATCAGAAAGGAAGGTTTGTCTTTCTTAGGCAAATTAGCTTGAACTATCTGTAAAAGTGTTAAAAGTTACTTTTCCTTGTTTGAAACCTCTTTACCATGTTTGTTCAAAAACATGCTTAGGATTACAACTAAACAGCACCAAATGCTCCCTCTGGTTTGTAAAACTAgcttaaagaaagaaaaagaaacagataTTTTGAACTGACTCATTATGAAGCCTATTTAGTTCCAACCACCTTCcactttcttttcctctcattTATTGTCCCCCATCCAAACATTGTGTTAGTTAGAAAAACATGTTTCCGGATCCATTAATGTCAAAATTGGAGGCACCCAAAGCGACTTTTTTCTTGGATTAATTCACCCTAAGCATATTGGATCTCGCACCAACCTGTACTAGTCAACTTTTACATTATTAAGGTTTAATTAGTGGGTTCGGTTAGGGCATTTGTTGGTAAAACCCTTAATTATATAAGGCACACTGTTCAACAGTTGGGAGGTCCATCAGCCTCCTTAATTTAACTCTATCCCTTTATTTCTTCAAAGATGTTGATGGATCAACAGGTGCAATGAATAAAAGACCGTtcggtaatgttgttctagtaatattatttgcattttttgaaaatacgtgtgggtaaaaaagtgtgtaaaaatacgtgtaatattgtttaaacactgaaaattgttgttcaaaataccctaccaaacaccccctaaaggTTTGACCATAGACCAATGGTTGCACTTGGACAGGTTTGACCATAGACCAATGGTTGCACTTGGACATAGACCTGGTACATCTAGCATACCATTACAAATGTAGCATCAGAAAGGAAAGTTTGTCTTTCTTAGGCAAATTAGCTTGAACTATCTGTAAAAGTGTTAAAAGTTACTTTTCCTTGTTTGAACCTCTTTACCATGTTTGTTCAAAAACATGCTTAGGATTACAACTAAACAGCACCAAATGCTCCCTCTGGTTTGTAAAACTAgcttaaagaaagaaaaagaaacagataTTTTGAACTGACTCATTATGAAGCCTATTTAGTTCCAACCACCTTCCACTTTCTTTTCCACTCATTTATTGTCCCCCATCCAAACATTGTGTTAGTTAGAAAAACATGTTTCCGGATCCATTAATGTCAAAATTGGAGGCACCCAAAGCGACTTTTTTCTTGGATTAATTCACCCTAAGCATATTGGATCTCGCACCAACCTGTACTAGTCAACTTTTACATTATTAAGGTTTAATTAGTGGGTTCGGTTAGGGCATTTGTTGGTAAAACCCTTAATTATATAAGGCACACTGTTCAACAGTTGGGAGGTCCATCAGCCTCCTTAATTTAACTCTATCCCTTTATTTCTTCAAAGATGTTGATGGATCAACAGGTGCAATGAATAAAAGATCGTtcggtaatgttgttctagtaatattatttgtattttttgaaaatacgtgtgggtaaaaaagtgtgtgaaaatacatgtaatattgtttaaacactgtAAACTGTTGTTCAAAATAccctaccaaacaccccctaaaggTTTGACCATAGACCAATGGTTGCACTTGGACATGAAGAAcaacatacatacatactaACAGTGactggtatatatatatatacatatttttttttctcttttatttaaaagttAGAATTAGCAGCATAAGCAGGGCAAGAAATTGTTACCTGGAGGTGATACAGACCCAGAAGTCGGAGATGGAGCTGTGCCTGTGGCAGGAAGATTCAGATAATAACAGAAAAATATTAGTTCATGTACAAAAGTAAATCGATGATCAAAATACAAGTGACTgctgaaagtttttttttttttttttttaaatgtagaaAAACGGcttacaaaattaaaactttgTAATCAGATTAATATAATGGTAATTAACAGAGCTCCATGACTACCCACCTAGGAAACCCATATTTAAAATAGTAACATCAATCTTAGACGCAGAAAAATTTTACACTAAAATTAGGAAATAAGGCAAATTATGTAGTAACATCTaacattagaaaattaaaagacaaaaatttcagattccagcagatccaaaaaaaaattcttcagaGAATGAGACAAATCtatttaagattatttttttcaaactgATATGAAGCAGGTGGAACAAACCCAACaacttttcaacaaaactagttcaatttaaaaaataaaagaaagaataaaaaagaaaagaaaaaagaaaggtaaaaaaataCCATTGCATTTAGTGACATCTGTGCCGACACCACAGGCACGGGTGAGATTTAGAGCCTGTTCAACGGTGATGCCAAAAGACTTAAGCACACCAGGGCTGGTGTAGAGGGCACAGAGGCAAGGAAGCTGGGTGGCCACGGCTTCTTTGATTGGGTTACAGCAACTGGCTGGTGGGCTTGTTGAGTTTATGTAGCTTGCACATGGCACCAGCTTCGATGCACAATCTGCTGTCTGTGCCTTTGCCACGCTTGTAACCATCATCAATACCACCACAGATATGCTCATCAAAGTGGCCAAATTGTGGTTACCcatttcttttgttgttgttggtggtggtggtggtggtggtggttgtggtggtgatgTAGCGTGTGTTTCTACTTTATCTTCTGGACTTCTGGGGTTTTGCTtttcgtttttcttttgtttctttgtcgGTTCCACGgttcttgtttcttttcaatttattgACAAGGAACCGTGGTCGTTTTGCCTTCCCCCCCAATAATTTTCTGTTAGGTTAGCCTTTTCAATTCTTAGGAGTAACATTttagacataataataatttcacgatatttgagattatttttaatgaaaaaaaaactttatacgGTAAATTCAAGAACTAATAAATTTGTCATCtatatttattgtgaaaatattataaatataataataaaatgaaaagaaatgacATCTAATACATTATTTATCAAATAAAGAagcattttattaattaaatttatatagttaaaagttttgtaatttaattaacgtttaattcatataaaaaagagttttgtaattcaattcttcttcttttttttaatgatttcaaCCAATGTTCAAAGTCCTTCTCCATAATTGTAGctataaaagtttttaaaagtattttaattaGTGAACAAACAAGTTGCAAGTTAGAGAGAACTAAATCACGTTTTGACGCAgagttattattaaaaataaaaatatccttTCAGCTGAATTAAATGtgcttcaattttatttatttatttattttcattgtcAAATACGACTACACGAGTAAATATGAAGTCTTCTGCAAACCGACAAGCAATTGCTGTCATAAACAGACTAACTACAAAAAATGTTAGACTTTGGTCAAGAAAGAAAACCTGAATTAATTGCATTTCAAATAATTTCGCTAATCATGcactcgtttttttttttaaataaaaacaaaatcatgttTCAAGTAGGACCAACATCAATtcagggaaaaataaataaataggagcAACAATAGACCCAGTTCAAGTTTGAAACAGAAAAATGAGGAGAAAAGTCCTTTGAAATTTGACCTCGGATTtgtctgcttttttttttttttttggttaaaggtCCATttaggaacaacttatttagttgaaactaaaatttttttgctaaaaatactataaataaagataaaagttagctgaaatagtaccgTAAGAGCCATGAATAGTACTGAAAAGTGTAGtaagactcataaataatagcaaaaataagttaaatagtaaaataaactgactTTTTAAGCCAATATCAAATACAATCTTAAGATGTTGTTGTTTGTGGATTTCTCCCGGTGAGAAGTTTCAAAAGGGTCTAAAAGAAAGGTAGCTGGTTGATATAACgcggtatatatatatatatatatatatattattacacgAGTCTGATTATTGGGCAAAAAATAGTTTCAttttattaccattttttttttgggattaataTTTGATTAGCATATTATCAAATGTTGCAAGGATGTTTTCATACAAAGTATATGTATACACAACCTTCCATATTATCAATCCCtgattatatatatgttgattcacaacaacaacaaaaaaagattatatattTGTTCAATGATCGAATGGTTAAGGTAACAGCTCCTTTGGTGGGAGAAGGGAACATATAAAGAATGAATTTTGAAGATATATTCTATATATCAATGTTTTAGAGTTTAATAGAGGaatgaaaatactaaaatgaaTAGAAGAGAATCGTTTCACTCTCTTAAGTAAGAGAAacacaaatttattaaataaattaaatcaacatgaaatatcaattttattCACATTTTGAGGTAAGATAAATAAAAGGTGAatagcaaaataataaataaataaattttaatttacgtcaaaaactttgaaatacaatagagaaaataaaatttatttattttctttccttttatttataatctacaaaatttatttcattccACTCCTTTGATCCCCAAACACAGTGTGAGAAaatgataagctcattttcagAGCTTATATGTAATTAAGGGGCTTGATCCCTGTAGAGGATGTTTCCTCTCCtaataggaaaaataataagataTTTAATGCTTTTAAAATGATATTATACTTTTATAGCTCAactttcaaataaaacaaatacttTTTACTAGTTAGAAATTGGTATAATAATAAGAGAAATGTTAAGGAGTGCCCTTAggaaaattgttaataaactatttttaaaaagtttttatgggaaaagattaaaaaaaattaatattttgacaacattttttattttccataaaagttgtGAGTACATGACTCGCACCAATCGGtatttgtccgctttggggagccagtccctcacggttttgtcacGAAGGGGTGGGAGCCCAAGGATTTTTGCCCTTGAGGTGATTGACACCTAGGCTCACCCGAGTCCCACATCGCCTAAGTAACCCTCCCACTCAtggtttataagcttctggagcgACCATGAGTGGGAGGGTTACTTAGGCGATGTGGGACTCGGGTGAGCCTAGGTGTCAATCACCTCAAGGGCAAAAATCCTTGGGCTCCCACCCCTTCgtgacaaaaccgtgagggactgactccccaaagcggacaaataCCGATTGGTGCGAGTCATGTACTCACAAAagtaatgtcaaaacttttctaaaatggattgttaataATTGCTCTAAGGACATCCGTTAAAATGACCCTAATAATAAATAGAGAATTAGTTAtgcaaattatataaataatttaatgaataaagTAATTCTATACACATAAATGATTTTATAATTAGTCACATAACAAGTTGGAACTTAGAGGATATTCATCCAACCAAGTTTGTAtgaaaactttctcaaaaaaaaaaagtttgtatgaaAATATTATCCAAAATCATATcctataatatattaaaatgtaAGCTTAATCAAGAATCTAAATTAAgtgcaataaaaattttaaattaaattttaattgcatTCCAATTTTAAGCCAAGTATCTTTTTAATTGATCTATAATTTGATGTCAAgtgtctttaaattttaaaattggctTCAATTTTAAGCTAGATGTCAtctttaattttgtgttaagtGTCTTTATATCTAATATAGTTTCATGAATCTAAACTTAAAAAggctcaattaaaattttttagatatTACTATATTAGGATTAGGATCCTTTATAGTTCTCAAGGTAACTCTAGAACAAAGTTCTAAAATCCTATctatctattttaaaataagccttttaGAATCAATcacattattaattttttttatagaattaatCAACACATTATTAACACTTAAACAAACGTCGACTATCATAATTTGAgtatctatttaaattattgatgttgtgataaaattcaatttcatttaatagtaaaatgaaaatataagatTTTAAGAACAATGTGATGAAGTTACCTCAATATTCTAAGGATCTTAATCCCAATATCTAATCCTTGAGTCATgaaaattcttatatatttgtGGCAGACTTGCAGTTGTTAAGTGTGATTTCATATGGAACAGACCCCTTCTTCCTATTGTAtaataaattgaaatattttggaTTAGGTACAAAAGTttatagtaataaataaatttaaaaaattagaaaatattgcGACCAAATAAATCCTAAACACGATATCAATATCTAATTCTCGAGTCACAATTATCACATCAtcaaaaagaagaggaaaaatgCAGTTATTGCTTGTCAAGAACTGAGAAGTGTGAAATGAGAAATGTGAATGCATAACAAATCCCTTTGAGACCTTTCCGTAGTCAAGAAATCGGAAAGGACTTTTTGTTTGAATTCCAAGTAGCATTCACATACAAATAATTCAACCTTTCAAGCTGTGCGTAATGCCGGCTTCAaagttttcaaataaaaacTGTCCGAGAGGTAAAAATCTTTAAAAGTCTTTGGTGCACTGCACCAATAGTCCTTTTTGGCGCTGTCTTAACcaaaaatcttatatatatatatatatatatatatatatatatatgtgtgtgtgtgtgtttatttttaaaaagagcaTCACCATATTTGGTTCTTAAAAGTTTTtcttaatatttcaattttctttttttagaattcTAAAAGGCACCAAATTGGCCTTTAAATACGCTAAAAATTTCAGTGTTCATTATCTGGACTTGAATTTATtgaagaaatatttattttttgtttggtggataaaaaaaagtggaaaaaataaaaggatttaaaaaaaagaaaaagaaaaaaaagaagaggtttATAATCTTAGAAATCGATTCTAATGGCGTGCTTCAATTTACCTGCTATCAGCCAATGTTTGTCAATATCAATACCACGTGACAATAGCGAGTCATCATGGTGGTTATTtaagtattttatatatatatatatatatatatatatatatatatgtgtgtgtgtgtgttaattttAATTATCTGGGTTGTTTGATATGTatatttaaacaacagttttcaatttttttggaaatacgtgtaggtgaaaaagtatgtagaaatatatataatgttatttaaaaactgaaaacatgcatttaaacacatgtaccaaacgggccTCTCTTTTGTAATTATGTGTCCAATTAGATAACACATCCAAACTATCATTaagaaaaaacacatcaaaCTCCATATTAACATGTATGAACGAATCTCAAGGAGTTAGTTAAGTGATTTCTAAGATCTTATGATATCTGTGGGGCCTGATAATTTGTGGTCCAAGCTCACTCCTCGTTTGAgcccaaggcctaagccgaggagaggGCTGTCTTCGAGGACGCCTCATGAAAGCCCAATAAGGGCACGAGGAcatggccgaggacgattttaTGCTCAGCACCTCCCAAAACACCTGGATAAAAGAAGCAAACTCGGTACAGGGGTAGGGCAAGGGAAAAAGCCGCCAACACAGTAATACAGAATCCTgcatctgacaagcccatactcaaACTCATGCCCTTGTGCTTTTCCAgcaacccccaaccactctaggtatgggttgactgGACACACCtgcaccccaaaaaaaagtaaaaactaacaCGTGGGCACAAAAAGGAGAAtgaaatactagtataaaaggagaagaaaacaaaactaaaagggAGGCCGGTGAAGCCTAAGTCTTACAACCCTTGCTAATGAAGAgtttagctagtcaagccaagcccgTCCATACATAAATTCCCGTAGGAATTACGACTAAACCgctcacctgtgcccaaggtcatgcctttcaggcccactctctacaaatcatattgttggggccttttacatgcgagcccaacgtcgtctatgggtcgttaaaaatcaaGTCCCTACAATATCAATAAGATTATAAAGTTTTATCTATTTTGGGGTTACTCTCAAGGAATTCATCATTCTAATAATCTCGTTTGTGTAGGACGGATATACATGAGGAAATAATTAGATTCGGATACTTAAAAAGATTTGATACCctcatttgtcaaaaaaaaaaaaaaaaaaaagtacaaaccaAACTTAAATGTTTGCATTATTTAAGgataaaattgttatttttgaaatttgagggATGAGTTTGAAATATTGAACAAATTTAAAGATCAAAAGTGACgttacttcttaaaaaaaaaaaatgttatgttgtataattttgttaaagatcTCAACATTTGCTTAAATTACTTGAAGagcacttttttgtttttcaaggTAGCTTACCTTCAAAATCCCCGATTTCTGCATCCATGGAAGTCGTCAAGCTATGAGATTATATAATCACTGAGTATGTTGATATTTTTATCTAAACTTAGAATAGAAGTTTAGGATTGATGTgtatatatgattttgattttgggtccACGAGATCAGGGATAACGCCGTAGTCAACAAGGGAAAACGAAAGAACGATAAGATTCAAGAATCAATAGCGCCCACCATATGTCACAACGACTTTAATTATGTTTCCATCACATGGTTTGTCTTTGTCGGCCAAGCCGATCGAGCATATTCATGAATGGGAACACAAACACCCTTATTCTTTCGTAAAATCGTACTGAATTGAGATGTTATATAAACCCTCGATAGAAGggaaaatatcaaaatgattgaatatgaaaaggaaaaaagaatagaaaacaGATTCCTTGGAAGAAACAACCTGCTTGAGCCTTTAGGTAATCCCAACTGGTTACATGGTTGGTAGATGATGTTACGGATTTCTTAATAATTgggtaaaaattttgtaagaggTTAATAACgatgatcatatatatatataacatctaAAACAACTTTATACCTAAGTCTAAATCATATTcttgtttttgggtttattttatttgttagctGAGAGGTCTTAAATCAAAGTTCCGGTTACTACCCATGGGTTTACATTCATTTATTAATTTG
This region includes:
- the LOC126708833 gene encoding non-specific lipid transfer protein GPI-anchored 7-like gives rise to the protein MGNHNLATLMSISVVVLMMVTSVAKAQTADCASKLVPCASYINSTSPPASCCNPIKEAVATQLPCLCALYTSPGVLKSFGITVEQALNLTRACGVGTDVTKCNGTAPSPTSGSVSPPGVPGSDGNGAGRIAWTGFSTLFFFLASMMFY